The genomic window TGGGGATTTGGGATATATACCAATGAGGAGTGGGTGGAGTTGAGGAAGAGCTACCCCATGATGCTGCGCGAGGTCTCCAAAGTTGGGTTCGTATGTCCCCATTTCACTTATCGTGATAACCAGTTCTGCCAGCAGTATTTTATCCCTATGACCAGATGGTTTAGAAGAAACCGGATCGAACTTACTCCGCAAAACTACTATCCATTCTATTTCGTCTATGGCCTTTTGAACGGTCCCGGTCGCTCTGAACTTCTCGGCGGACGGCGAGTCCTTGTGGTTACAAGTTATGACGATGCAAAAGCACGGCGCATTGAAGCCGGACTCAGGCGCGAAGACGCACAGGACGTGCAATTCGTTCAGATAACCATGAACCGCTCTCTTTATGACCGCATAGACCTTTCAAATGTGAAACTGCCGGTGGATGTGGTTTTGGTCGCAGCAGGGCTCGGCGCAGTCAATGTCCTGACACAGCTTAAAGTTACGGGCACGCTGTGCATTGATGCGGGATATGCACTTGAATGTATAGCAAACCCGGAAAGGGAGAGGTCGCTGGAGAGAGCACGCACATTCTGCTGGCCGGATTTCGAGCGGCAGGGGGACTATACGCCGATATGAGAACCCGCATTCTGTTTGTACATCATGGGAGTGCACTCGGAGGAGCTTTCCTGAGTCTGTTATACCTTTTACAGGCTCTCGATGAGGATCGTTATGAGTGCACAGTGTGCAGCGCCGAGAAAGATAACGATGTCATAAAAAAGTTCACAGACAGCGGTTTCGATACTTGCATGTGTGCACTCAAGCGTTTTGCGCACACTACCCTTGGTCAATTTGATCTCCTCAGATACTCTGGCTGGCGGGGAATCGGATCATGGTTTGCCGACTATGGTCCCGCCATGTCACGCTTCAAGCAAACAATCCAAGATATCCGACCCGACCTGGTTCATCTCAACTCGCTCACACTGGCTCCGTATGCGCGCGTATCTCATGATTTAGGTGTTCCGACGGTGGTGCATGTTCGCGAACCAGTGCTCGAAGGATACCTGGGTCTGCGCAAAAACTGGTTGCGCGGCTTGCTGGAAAGCCATGCCGATAAGGTAATCGCGATATGTAAAGACAATCTGGATCGCCTGCACATCGAGCAGGGCAAAGGGGTAGTTATTTATAATCCTGTCGATTTCGGCAAGTTTGATTGCCGTCACGATCAGCGTTCGGCGCGAAAGCAGCTCGGAGTCCCGGAAGAATCAAAGGTCGTGCTCTTTGCAGGAGGGACCGTTCCATTGGTCAAAGGGCTCCATGAGTTTTTGCAGGCGATGAGTCTTGTATGCAAGCACGAACCCGATATAGCCTGCCTGATGCCTTCGTTTAAGGTTCCACAATTGCCGGCGGAGCGGGTTTGGAATGTACGCAGACGCACCGCATGGCTGCTGGGCCGATATCGGTACTCGGACAAATTGGCTGCGATGACGGCAAAAAACGGCCTGCGCTCGCGAATCATAGGCGGGGAATTTTCATATGAGATCGAAAAATGGATTGCCGCAAGCGATGTCGTATGTGTCCCGCACATTCAGCCTCATTTTTCCCGCACGGTTATGGAAGCAGGCGCGATGGCAAAGCCGGTCGTCGGCTTTCGGATAGCCGGAGTGGAGGAAGTGGTCCGTCACGAAGAGACAGGTCTGCTTGTGGATGTTGGAGATGCATGTGGGCTTGCTGATGCCGTGCAGAGGCTCTTGAGTGACGCCGGTCTGCGCGACCGATTGGGACAAGGCGGCCTGCAGCAGGCAAAAAGACTGTTCGATGCCACCACGTCTGCAGCGCGTGTTGGGGGGGTATACGATGAACTACTGCGACTATAGGGATCATTCCACGCTCAATCTCTCCAGTCTGCTTCGCATGCAAAATCTCGTGCTTATAGTGCTGATCTACTCTGGTTTGATGCACGAGTGGTATTTCAACAGACTCCCAGCAATTATGGCGGTTGCTCCGCTGGTTCATACATACTTCAACAACATTCTACTTTTTCCACTGCTGCCTGCGTGGTGGCTTCTCAGGCGTAAATCGAGGAAATGGGATGCGATCGAGCGGGAGTATATGTCCAAAGTGCTGCTGCTTTCGTTACTGATGCTGATAATTGTTGCAGTTGAGAGAATACACGTCAGCCGATATGACACCGATCCTTCCCTGCTTTCATGTATTCCATTAATGATGCTGCCGGTATGGATATGTATGGGCATATGGTTTACACGCGATCTGCACACCACTGCAATCCTGCTGCACAATCTCGCGCTTGCAGGTGCAACAGCTTCAGTCATCTCGTTCGCGCTGCGCATGATGGGGTTCTCATATAATAGTCTGCTGGGTCCAATGTATTGGCCGTATCATTACATTGTTGCGTTTGGGTTCTTTTATTACCTCTCAGTTTGGCTGCTTGGTGATAGAGGCAGAAAGCAAAACGCAATAGGTATATTGGCCTGCTCATTGGAGATGCTGCTCACATTTGAGAAAAGAATGATTGTCAGCACGGCATTAGGGATTTTGGGTCTTGGAATCACTTGGGCTATCCTTGGCCATGGCATGCGGCAGCTTTTGGTACGCAGATTTGCAATGCTCGCGGCGTGTGTCGGAATATTGGCATTGGCTGTCAATATTGCAACAACCGGCAACCTGGTAGTGATAATCCAAAACATTTTTGCGACTCGGTGGATTTCGTATTCAGACGTACAAGGCGCAAACAGCAGTGTTTTGACCATAGCCGATCGTTTGGGCTCCGGCAGGCTGGAGATGTGGAAGGAGATTCCTTCGCGCATCGCTGAAAGCCCATGGGTGGGCAGCGGATTATATCCTTTGTTCGAGGGTGCAAAAGTCACTCACAACGGCTTTATCGACGTTTTGCTTTCGGTGGGGATCGCGGGACTATTGGTGCTTGTGGTGGGCGCAATATATTGGGCGGCTGCAGTTGCAAAAAGCAGTCCAGGCAGGGAAGCTGCACCTTTGCAACTTACATGCGTCTCTTTTATTTTTTGCACATTTGGAGGATGGATCGGTCTGTCGGCATGGATGTCGTTTCCGACGCTGAATATCTATTTATGCCTGCTTTACGGAATATCTTTGGGTCTGGCGGCGCGCACTCAACGCCGTAAAAGCAGGCTGACCAGTGATGTGTCGAGACTCAAGGTAAGCCGATGAGCGCAAGCGAACCGGAACATTTAAGGCTGACGTATCCTCGCGTGCTTTCGATCAATTCCCAACCCATCGGAAAAAACTGCGCGACAGGTCTGACGATGGCCAGCTTGTTTCGCAACTGGCCCAGTGACCACCTTGCGCAAATTCATCTGGACGAACACGACTCAAGTTCTATGACATGCCTCAAGTCGTCATGGCAGCTCAGACGTGAGCATCTGCGCATGCCTGCCGTGTGCAAAAGGATCATCTCGGAACCCTGCTCGTCAAGAGTGCTGAGGCGTGTGATTCTTGCCCTGGCGCGTTACTCGTCACACGAACTGTCTGCTCAAATGCGCAAATGGATATCCGATTTCAATCCGGATGTCATTTACTCAGCGCTGGAAGACCCATACATAACCAGACTGGTCCTGGATGTATCGAGGCAATTCTCGATACCGGCGGTCCCGCACTTTATGGACGACTGGATGCGGACTCCGTTTGACCGAAACCAGTGCACTGATCCGCTCAGAATCAGATTGGTGCGTGATTCACTGTTCCTGATACGCAAATCTGCAGTCAGAATGTCGATAGGCGCTGCGATGTCCAAGGAATATCAGCGGCGTTATGGACGCCCGTTTGTCCCTTTTATGTGCTGTGTGGACACACACACTCATCCTGTATATCCAAATCCAAGCGTTCGCAGCCCGATGGTCTTTGCATACATCGGCGGTCTTCATCTGGGACGTGTAAGCCCGCTGCTCGATATCGCTGAGGCTCTAATGGATCTGGGAAGTCAGGGATTTATGGGTGAGATCGTCATATACGCACAGGACGGTCGCGGTGCAATTGATCCATGCCTGCTGAACCATCCGGCAGTCCGCCCTGCTTCCATAGATGAGATTAAACTCAAAAACACAAGCCATACGCCGATCGACTGTCTTATCCATGTCGAGAGCTTCGAGCCGGATATAATCGAATACACCCGTTACTCGATGTCATCCAAGTTGCCATGGATGATGGCGACAGGCATTCCCATCTTTGCCTACGGACCGGTAGAAGCATCCACTATGGAATATATCAAATCTCACGGATGCGGCATGGCTATAGACAGGCGTGATAGTGCGCTGCTTACTTGTGGGCTGCGCCGT from bacterium includes these protein-coding regions:
- a CDS encoding glycosyltransferase family 4 protein, giving the protein MRTRILFVHHGSALGGAFLSLLYLLQALDEDRYECTVCSAEKDNDVIKKFTDSGFDTCMCALKRFAHTTLGQFDLLRYSGWRGIGSWFADYGPAMSRFKQTIQDIRPDLVHLNSLTLAPYARVSHDLGVPTVVHVREPVLEGYLGLRKNWLRGLLESHADKVIAICKDNLDRLHIEQGKGVVIYNPVDFGKFDCRHDQRSARKQLGVPEESKVVLFAGGTVPLVKGLHEFLQAMSLVCKHEPDIACLMPSFKVPQLPAERVWNVRRRTAWLLGRYRYSDKLAAMTAKNGLRSRIIGGEFSYEIEKWIAASDVVCVPHIQPHFSRTVMEAGAMAKPVVGFRIAGVEEVVRHEETGLLVDVGDACGLADAVQRLLSDAGLRDRLGQGGLQQAKRLFDATTSAARVGGVYDELLRL
- a CDS encoding O-antigen ligase family protein, coding for MNYCDYRDHSTLNLSSLLRMQNLVLIVLIYSGLMHEWYFNRLPAIMAVAPLVHTYFNNILLFPLLPAWWLLRRKSRKWDAIEREYMSKVLLLSLLMLIIVAVERIHVSRYDTDPSLLSCIPLMMLPVWICMGIWFTRDLHTTAILLHNLALAGATASVISFALRMMGFSYNSLLGPMYWPYHYIVAFGFFYYLSVWLLGDRGRKQNAIGILACSLEMLLTFEKRMIVSTALGILGLGITWAILGHGMRQLLVRRFAMLAACVGILALAVNIATTGNLVVIIQNIFATRWISYSDVQGANSSVLTIADRLGSGRLEMWKEIPSRIAESPWVGSGLYPLFEGAKVTHNGFIDVLLSVGIAGLLVLVVGAIYWAAAVAKSSPGREAAPLQLTCVSFIFCTFGGWIGLSAWMSFPTLNIYLCLLYGISLGLAARTQRRKSRLTSDVSRLKVSR